One window from the genome of Candoia aspera isolate rCanAsp1 chromosome 15, rCanAsp1.hap2, whole genome shotgun sequence encodes:
- the SRSF9 gene encoding serine/arginine-rich splicing factor 9: MSGGWGRDMMDYGGGPGMSGGGRGGGGAGDGRIYVGNLPADVREKDLEELFYKYGRIRDIELKSKRGLVPFAFVRFEDPRDAEDAVYGRNGYDYGQCRLRVEFPKPSRGRGGGFGGGPRGRNGPPSRRSEFRVLVSGLPPSGSWQDLKDHMREAGDVCYADVQKDGMGVVEFLRKEDMEYALRKLDDTKFRSHEGETAYIRVCPERSISYGYSRSRSGSRSRDSPYQSRGSPRYSLPFRPF, encoded by the exons ATGTCCGGGGGCTGGGGCCGGGACATGATGGATTACGGTGGCGGGCCCGGGATGTCCGGCGGCGGCCGCGGGGGCGGCGGCGCGGGCGACGGCCGCATCTACGTGGGCAACCTGCCGGCCGACGTGCGCGAGAAGGACCTGGAGGAGCTCTTCTACAAGTACGGCCGCATCCGCGACATCGAGCTGAAGAGCAAGCGCGGCCTGGTGCCCTTCGCTTTCGTGCGCTTCGAGGACCCGCG AGATGCAGAAGATGCAGTTTATGGAAGGAATGGTTATGATTATGGCCAGTGTCGTCTGCGTGTTGAGTTTCCCAAACCTTCCAGAGGTCGGGGTGGAGGCTTTGGTGGGGGGCCTCGTGGGAGGAATGGCCCTCCTTCACGACGATCTGAATTTCGAGTCCTTGTTTCAG GGCTTCCTCCATCAGGCAGCTGGCAGGACCTGAAGGATCATATGCGTGAAGCTGGTGATGTATGTTATGCAGATGTACAGAAAGATGGAATGGGGGTGGTTGAGTTTCTTCGCAAAGAAGATATGGAATATGCACTGCGTAAACTGGATGACACCAAATTCCGATCTCATGAG GGTGAAACAGCCTATATCAGAGTTTGTCCTGAAAGAAGCATCAGCTACGGCTACTCGCGCTCCCGTTCTGGTTCAAGGAGTCGCGATTCTCCATACCAAAGCAGGGGATCACCACGCTACTCTTTGCCCTTTAGGCCATTCTGA